The window CATCGCCTTGCCTTTGTAGCGACTGTTACGCAGATCCACATCCATCAGAATAATGTCCACTTCTCCAGAATCGGCAATTTGCATTACTTCCTCCACATTTTCAGTATGCTTCACCGTTAAGCCGCCTCGCTTGCTCAAAATCTTAGAAAACACGATAACGTTGGACGGCTCATCTTCTACAATCAAAACAGTGTTCATCAGATTTTTATTCCTATAATTCATTTCAAATTCAGATAATTCCAGCATGACAATCGTACAGTAGCGCTATGTTCGAGTAATGTTTAGGTAATGTTTGATTTTGGTTATTTATCAATAAAGTTTACATAATCTTTAAACTTTACAACCTCTTCACACAAGTTCCAAAAGCTTTGTGAGTGAACGATGGCAAGGCAATCCCTCTCAGCCTCTGAACAAGGAATTAGAAAAGCTAAGCAAGCGTTCAGGCGGATTAAATTAACTCAGGCACTGGTCGTTGATGAAATCGGTCTCAAGACTCGCTCTTCAATTGGGAAATTTTTCAAGGGACAGTCCATTGAGCTTTTTATCTTTAAGGCTATCTGCTCCCGGCTTGAACTGGACTGGGAAGAGATTGCGGCACCTGTGATCATTGATCAAGAAGACACAACCACTTACGATATTGACCCCCTCGTGCAAGCTCTGCGAGAGAAGGTACGCCCTAGCATTCAACAGCGCTGCGGCACTATCCGGGTACTCGATATGACCCAGCCCATGGGTTTAATAGATATCTACACTAATGTTAATCTCTTAGATCAGCTAACTGGGGATAGACGGCTAAAAATTACTCAACTGCTCAAAGATTTCGACCCCGAAGTACACAACTTTGACCGGATTGGACTGAGTAGAATTACTGAGAAACCCATCCTAGGGGTAGAAGCTGTGAAGCAATACCCTAAACTCATGGTATTAAGAAAACCAGGTTCCGGAAAGACGACGTTTTTGAAGTATCTGGCTATCCGATGCAGCTCTGGAGATTTGCTGGGGAATTTTGTCCCGATTTTTATTACCATCAGAGATTTATCGGAGTCGAACAATCAACCTAGTTGCTTTGAATTTATCACTCAATTTTTCTCTGTGCATAGCATTTAATCTCGTCAAATCCATAAGATTCTTAAACAAGGAATGTCATTGATTCTCCTCGATGGATTGGATGAAGTTAGAAAAATTTTTGCTAATCAAATTATTAATGTAATTTAAATTTTTTAACCCAAATTATACGAATTAGTTTGTCATTACTTGCCGAATTTCCGCTCATGAATATATGTTGGAGAATTTCACGGGAGTGGAAGTTGCCGACTTTAATTAAAAGCAAATTAAGACATTTACAACGAAGTGGTTTCAGACAAAAGAGTCAGATTCTGATATAGCTGAGCGATTTCTGGAACAGATGCAATTCAATCCCCCACTGAGTTCATTTGCCATCTACCCCATGCTCAAACTGATCTAGAAGCATTGCAACTGGATAGCGAGGTTGTGATGATTACCCATTCCAAAGGCAGAAGCGATCGCCTTTAGAATGATGTAAAAAAGCGATCGCTTTGCTCTTAAATTATTTTCCTATTTTGTAGAGGTGAGTTTAGGGACTCTATTCGTACACCTAACCCTGAACGCTCCCACAAAATTCGTTCTTGCCGCTCAATGGGTCTACTGCTTAGGTTGAGCTTGCTCGATCTGCTGAAGTTGCTCCTTGGTTAAGATAGCTCGAATCTCTTTGAGATAAGATTGAAAAATCTCCTCAAGTTGCATTTTCTGCGGGTCTGAGACATTTGTCAGCCCCTGTGGCCCCTTCTTTTTGAACTCCTCCATTTGCGCGGGTGAGAGCACCTGGGAAATTTTCAAGATAGTTTGCTCTCGTATGTCTTTAAACTTAGCTTGCTGTTCTTGAGTTAAAACGATTTCGCCACTACTCGACTGTGATTGTCCTTGAGCCATAGCCGCCAGTGGAGTGGCAGCAATAGCCGCTGCGACAATCACTCCCATAATCAGCGGCATGATTTTGAGTGTTTTCATTCTAATCTTCCTTAGTTTTAATCAGCTCGGATATTCCGATCAACAGTCTTGCAGTTCGCATATCGTAGAGCTTTTCTGCCATGATAGTCGAGATTCAGTTGAGCAACAAAAAGTGATCGTTATAAATCTTTGTTAAACCACTCATACGTCCTTGTAACATCATACTGTCTGGTCATCCAATTGGGTGAGTCTCCTCAAGTCTGGCTGTTTCACAATAGTAGGTAATAGGACACAGATACAGGGGCATATGGGTAATGAAACTAAATTTTACCCCGATAACACTAGCGATCGCTTTAGGGCTGAATACAGCTTGGTTTGTGCGTGAACCGACGAAAGTAGCCGCGAATGATAGATTTGGTTTCAGTCCTTCTGATGCTAATCAACTGGGTCGTGACTTAGCTCCCTCTCTTCCACAAAACCCATGGCAACAGAGGATGAACCAAGAAATTTTATGCCTTCTGGAAAGAAATAGAGTTTCGAGAGAATCGTTCTGCAAAACTGAAGCATCTTTCCAGAATAATGTCGATATACAGGAAGAATTGAAGCGTATACCTCAGCTACAGCCACACATTCCTAACCCATCTTCAATAGAGCGTTAGAGCGATGATTCAGCATCAGAACATGTTAATATTAAACGCCATATTTTAGTCATGAAGTAGATTTTCTCGCCAACTAAATGGGCTTACCAAAAATCGTCAGCAGAACTGAACCGAGAAGATAGTAATGCCCCAAACACTCGAAACCTGCCTGTGCACCCAATTGCTCTCGCCGCTGAGGGCTGTAACAGCGAATACCGCCGGGAGAAAACCCGAATAAGCGATCGCCCATTTCTTCTCTAACAGTATGGTCAGCTAGGTAGAAACGTCCACCGGGACGCAGCACCCGATTCACTTCCAAAACAACTTGTTGAGGATTGGGGTAATGCAGAAAGCTGATGGTATTAAACACAGCATCAAATTCACCTTCTGCAAAGGGCATTGATTCCGCATTACCCTGTCGATAAGTGAGTCGAGTTCCATACGGGTTGCGCTGTTGGGCTTGACGCAGCATTTCTGTTGATAAGTCTAACCCCGTACCTTGAAGGCTGGGAAATTGGGTGGCGAGGCGATGCAGCAGACGACCTGTACCACAACCGAGATCGAGGACATGGGGTTGATGGGGTAATTCAACGTATTCTAACATTCGTTTGTGGACAGCCTGGTAAAATATCGTCGTGAACAGGCAGTCGTAGTTGGGTGCCCAGCGATCAAAGAATTTTTGCTTGTTGTGGAAAACATGACTAGTCATGGGGATGGTAGGCGGGAATTTTGACGACGGAGTATGCTGAACACCAGAAATAAGATTAGGGCGATCGCTAATCCTGCGGCTGTTGTGGCAATCAGAAAGATGTTAGCCTGACGCACGGCAATCGCTACGAAAGCCCAAACAAAAACCAAGACAAAAGCGATATCTCTGTGCCCCATTGTAACGATAGCGGCGATCGCTCCACCGGCAACTAATGCGATCGCTGTCCACAGTTGCGAGTCAATTCCCCAACCGTTCCACCCTAGGCTGTAGAGTGTTAATGCCACATTGACGATAGTCGCCACACTAATCCAAGCCAGATAAATACTCAAAGGAATGTGAATCAACCACTTCTCTAATCTTGAAACTCGGTTTGTGCCAATCCCCAGCCGCCGATAAACCCCAAGCAACGGCAGCAAAATTCCTAGCATCGCCAGCAGTGAGAGAGTGAACCATTGGTACTGGAAGACGAACACCCAGGCAATTTGAGCCAAGCAAGCCACTACCAAAAGATACCCCATTCGCCGCAGACTAGGGTTTTGTGCTTGGGCAGGCAGTACCTGATAAACACCGAAGCTGAGCAAACCTAGATAAATCAGTCCCCAAATGGCAAAGGCATAGTTCGCCGGAACAATCAAAACCTCTCTGAAGAAGGTATTGGAAATTGCGCCAATTGTGAGTCCGTTGAGTGGGGCAATATTTGCCCAAACATTAATGCCAAAGGCGGCAAGGATAGCTGCCAGGTTAAGGAACTGTCTGAGTTTGTCTCGGTCTAAGGCTTTAGTAGATTGTTTCATAACTTCAAAAAAATTCCTCGAAAGAAGGCAGAATGCTCTCCCCACTCTCTGGTCTGCTTCTCAATCTCTCAAATTTATGATACTGTTGGTCAATTAATAAGGGGTCTAACCCTCCATGCCTCAATTGGGCATTTGGGCGTTAACTCTGTGCATAGCGATCGCCTAGCAGTTGCCAGTTACGTTAGCGTAGCTAGCGTGTTAGGGCGAACCTCAGATTGACACTCTTGCGATCCGTTAGGCAAGGCAGATGATCGAAAAGTTGGTTTGATGGTCACTGTTTCGGCAAAGACTCCCCCTAGATGTGAGGGCTGAAAATACCCAGGAATCGCCCCAGTACTTAACAATCTTCTTTGTTTGTGGGGTTGTCTTTAACCTATCATCTCTCGCCTCTCAAGTATTGCCCTAGGTATAGGAAAGATAGTCCTAGGTTCCCCAAACTTAGATCAGTACTTTCCTCGATTTTTAACAAATGTTAAAGATTTTTCTGGTTTTTGGCAACCTGAAGACTTGTGTTCAACCATAATAGTTATCTAAAGACTTCAAATCTAAGATAGGGAAACAGCGTATTCAGGGTGTGTCAGGAAGTTGCCACACTGCTCCTGCTACCACAACTAGAAACAGAGCCAACGTTATGAAAAAGGTCTTTTTTTTACTGGGTGAACTAGTGGACGAGGACATCGATTGGATGATCTCAACGGGTCGTCGCGAGGAAGTGCCTGCGGGAACCGTTCTCATCCAAGAAGGTCGGCCCATCGATACACTCCTGATTCTGCTAGAGGGAACGCTGTCTGTGTCTGTTGCCGCCCTAGAAGGCAAGACGATCGCTCGCTTAACCAGTGGTGCGGTTGTGGGCGAAATGTCCTTCGCTGATGCCCGTCCCCCGTCAGCGACGGTTCAGGCGGTAGAAAACTCCTTGATTTTAGCGATTCCCAGAGCGAGTTTGGTCGAAAAATTGAGAGAGGATGAAGGCTTTGCGTCTCGTTTTTATCGGGCGATCGCCATTTTCATGTCCACCCGACTACGGGGTACAGTCAGATATTTGGGTTATGCCAAAGGTCAACTGTTGCAAGACGATAACACCTCAGCCGATGACCTCTCTCCCGAAATGCTCGATAATGTTCCCCTGGCTAAGGCTCGATTTGACTGGCTGCTCAGGCGCTTGAGAAATACGGATTATGCCGCCCTCCCGGAATAAAATCTAAGCCCGACTATAGACTTGTTTCAGGATGGTTAATTAGTTAACAATTTCCATACCATAGTTTGGCTCTTGTGTCAATAAAATGACAATTTTTTGCAGAATAAGTAATTTTGGTCATGACAACGACGAGTGAGTCAAGACCGATTGAAGGTTTTTTAATGAAATACTGCCTCCAATCTGTGTCAAGAGGCAGGAATTAAGGATGCTAGTTATCCTTACCAGATTTAGTATGTTAACTAGTCCTAACGGGGTTTTTATAAGCCCGGATTATCTTTCTTTTCTACCTTGGGCACAATATCAGGACGCTCTTTGTTTTCCCAACCGGGAGGACGCTTCGAGTTGTACCAGGCAATTGAGCCAATGGTTACAGCCGCAATAAAACCTACAACGTACACCAGGGTAAAAGAAACTGGAAAATGGGGAGCCGCCTCGACTCCTACTCCCATTAATAAATGCATCGTTTGTAAACTCCTTATGGTATTTTGGTTATCCTACCAAAACATAGAGAAGCTTCTATCACTCCTGAGTTGGATCTGCCTGATTGAAGAAGAGAGGGAAAGAAAAAGAATGCTTCAAGGCTCTGCCCAAGAGGCTTAACTCACATCCCTATCTAGACTCAGACAGACTCTCCCCCTTTTTAGGGAGGGGGTGACAAACTTTTGCCAGCCGGGTCTAGCTTGATTACTCGGCGGCTGGTGCCGGTGGCTCTGGGGGGGGCGCTGGTGCAACAGGAGCTCTCGACCGAGCAGGTTCTGATACTTTTCTAGACGCTGGAGGAGCTGGAGGAGCCGCTGCTGGTGCGGATTCATACCGGGCGCGGCGGCGTCTAGGCGCGGGAGCTGGTGATGAAGTTGATGGCTCACTCCTCTGGGAAGAGCGCCGCCTTTTGGAGGATGAGCGGGTCGAAGTCGAGTTGCTGGACTCTGTGGCGTTGGAATCTGAGCTTCTAGAGCTTGAGCGCCGAGAACTTGAGCGCCGAGAACTTGAGCGCCGAGAACTTGAGCGCCGAGAACTTGACTCGTTGGAGCTAGTATTTTCCCCAGAGCTTCGCCGACGCCGAGAACTTGACTCAGTGGAGCTAGTATTTTCCCCAGAGCTTCGCCGACGCCGGGAACGTCTTGGCGTTTCTGATTGACTCTCACTGGAGCTTTGAGAGGCCGATTGACTCTCACTGGATCTGCGCCGCCGTCGCCGCCGCCTTGAAGAACTGTCGTCTAAAGAAGTATTCTCGGAAGTATTAGAGCGCGAACTCCCGCTATAACTGTTTTCTGTTCTAGAGCGCCTTCTAGAAGTGCGTTCTGAATTCCTTTCGGAAGCGCTATCAGAATCAGAATCAGAATTAGGAATCGCTTTGGTTATCGCTCGTTTAGGTCTAATGGGTTGGGCTTTAATCGTGGGCTTGCGGTTTTCTAATTGTGTCGGGCGGTCAGGAAATTTTTCAACTTCCATGTCTTTGACCACCTTTTCCATGAACTGATGCCAGGTAGAAGCGGCTGTACTACTCGCGCCAGAGGTGGGTTTGTTGTCATCATTGCCGAGCCAGACACCGGCTACCATCTGGGGAATGTAACCAATAAACCAGAGGTCGCGAGCCTCATCTGAGGTGCCCGTCTTTCCAGCAACCGGGCGATTATCGAGCTGAGCCGAACGGCCGGTACCATCCTTGACGACGTTTCGCAGCATCCAAGTCATGATTGCAGCCGTATCTTGGTCAATCGCCCGCTCACTCTTACTTTTCCCCTCGTAAATGACCTTACCGTGCTGATCGAGAATGCGGTGAATACCATAAGGATTGGTATGCAATCCTTGGGTTGCCAGAGTGCCATAAGCACTGGTGATCTCTAACAGATTCACCTCAGAGGCTCCTAAGGCAAGGGAGTAGGTGGGGTGGAGTGTTGATTCAATCCCCATTTTTTTTGCCACATCAATCGTAGGCTCCCAACCTACATCAATCAGCGTTTTCAATGCGACAACATTAATCGAATGGGTGAAAGCATCTCGGATATTGACCCAACCCCGGAATTTATCCCCATAGTTTTTCGGTGTGTAGCCATCGACGGTATAGGGCGCATCTAGGTAGCCGCGATTGGGAGAAATGCCAGCGGCGACGGCTGTGGCGTAAACAAATGTCTTAAAGGTAGAACCAGGCTGACGCTTGGCCTGAGTGACACGGTTAAATTGTTGATTATAGAAATCCTTGCCTCCCACCATGGCCTTAATCTGACCGGTGCGTGGGTCAATGGCAACCAAAGATGCTTGCTTAAACCCTTGCCAGCGTCCCTCTCGTTTGACGGTTTCTTGAACGGCTTCTTCAGCGGCGTTTTGCCAGTCCACATTTAAAGTGGTTTCAATCGTCAATCCCTGCTGAGCTAATTTCTCTTTGGAAATGTACTTGGGGAGTTCCTGTTGAATGTAGTCAGTAAAGTAATTGGCTTTTCGCTCCAGTCGCTTGGGATTGCTCGGTTTAGTCACCACAGGCGTTGCAATCGCCTCATCCGCTTGCGCTTTTGTGATAAATCCGTTGTTTTGCATCCTTTTTAGGACAGTATCACGGCGCTCTTTGGCGATTTTGGGGTTGCTCAAAGGTGAGTAGTCATTAGGAGCAGCAGGCAATCCGGCAATCATCGCCATTTCGGGCAGGGTCAAATCTTTTACCGATTTACTAAAGTAGACCCAAGCCGCATCCGCAACTCCATAAGCACCTGAACCCAGATAAACTAGGTTTAAATACCGCTCAAGGATAGTGTTTTTGTCAACATTCTTCTCAATTCTTTGCGCCATCAGCATTTCTTTGAGCTTGCGCGCGATGGTTCGCTCCTGATTGAAGTAGACAATTCGGGCAAGCTGCTGGGTGATGGTGCTTCCACCTTCTACGACATCCCCAGCTTGAATGTTAGACAGTAGAGCGCGGAGAATTCCTTGGTAATCGACCCCGTGATGTTTTTCAAAGCGCTGGTCTTCAGTCGCTAGAAAGGCTTGAGTTAAGGTTTTAGGAACGTCGTCAATTTTGATGGTTTCGCGGGTGGCTGGCCCAATTTGCTGGAGAATTTCACCCTTTTCTGCTTTGATCGTAATCGTGTCATCTCGGACATAGGTCAAGAGATCGGCAGTGGAATCCGGAAGACTGTTCTCTAGAACTACCCACCCGACACCCAACGCGATCGCACCACCTCCAGCACTGATTCCCAACCAA of the Allocoleopsis franciscana PCC 7113 genome contains:
- the psb35 gene encoding photosystem II assembly protein Psb35; this encodes MHLLMGVGVEAAPHFPVSFTLVYVVGFIAAVTIGSIAWYNSKRPPGWENKERPDIVPKVEKKDNPGL
- a CDS encoding class I SAM-dependent methyltransferase — protein: MTSHVFHNKQKFFDRWAPNYDCLFTTIFYQAVHKRMLEYVELPHQPHVLDLGCGTGRLLHRLATQFPSLQGTGLDLSTEMLRQAQQRNPYGTRLTYRQGNAESMPFAEGEFDAVFNTISFLHYPNPQQVVLEVNRVLRPGGRFYLADHTVREEMGDRLFGFSPGGIRCYSPQRREQLGAQAGFECLGHYYLLGSVLLTIFGKPI
- a CDS encoding response regulator, whose translation is MNTVLIVEDEPSNVIVFSKILSKRGGLTVKHTENVEEVMQIADSGEVDIILMDVDLRNSRYKGKAMDGLKITQMLKANPQTAKVPVILVTASVMEGDRENFLKLSGADGFIPKPVIDQQEFVDQIRAMLPKD
- a CDS encoding transglycosylase domain-containing protein; its protein translation is MSKFIPKHKDLSSQINSSASTESEPESLSPDQQQEKTGQPKSSHGLLTRCQQGVTVTINGIKRVSTPVIEQFTGPRKLHRRPWFWLGISAGGGAIALGVGWVVLENSLPDSTADLLTYVRDDTITIKAEKGEILQQIGPATRETIKIDDVPKTLTQAFLATEDQRFEKHHGVDYQGILRALLSNIQAGDVVEGGSTITQQLARIVYFNQERTIARKLKEMLMAQRIEKNVDKNTILERYLNLVYLGSGAYGVADAAWVYFSKSVKDLTLPEMAMIAGLPAAPNDYSPLSNPKIAKERRDTVLKRMQNNGFITKAQADEAIATPVVTKPSNPKRLERKANYFTDYIQQELPKYISKEKLAQQGLTIETTLNVDWQNAAEEAVQETVKREGRWQGFKQASLVAIDPRTGQIKAMVGGKDFYNQQFNRVTQAKRQPGSTFKTFVYATAVAAGISPNRGYLDAPYTVDGYTPKNYGDKFRGWVNIRDAFTHSINVVALKTLIDVGWEPTIDVAKKMGIESTLHPTYSLALGASEVNLLEITSAYGTLATQGLHTNPYGIHRILDQHGKVIYEGKSKSERAIDQDTAAIMTWMLRNVVKDGTGRSAQLDNRPVAGKTGTSDEARDLWFIGYIPQMVAGVWLGNDDNKPTSGASSTAASTWHQFMEKVVKDMEVEKFPDRPTQLENRKPTIKAQPIRPKRAITKAIPNSDSDSDSASERNSERTSRRRSRTENSYSGSSRSNTSENTSLDDSSSRRRRRRRRSSESQSASQSSSESQSETPRRSRRRRSSGENTSSTESSSRRRRSSGENTSSNESSSRRSSSRRSSSRRSSSRRSSSRSSDSNATESSNSTSTRSSSKRRRSSQRSEPSTSSPAPAPRRRRARYESAPAAAPPAPPASRKVSEPARSRAPVAPAPPPEPPAPAAE
- a CDS encoding cyclic nucleotide-binding domain-containing protein, translated to MKKVFFLLGELVDEDIDWMISTGRREEVPAGTVLIQEGRPIDTLLILLEGTLSVSVAALEGKTIARLTSGAVVGEMSFADARPPSATVQAVENSLILAIPRASLVEKLREDEGFASRFYRAIAIFMSTRLRGTVRYLGYAKGQLLQDDNTSADDLSPEMLDNVPLAKARFDWLLRRLRNTDYAALPE